The following are encoded together in the Armatimonadota bacterium genome:
- a CDS encoding CpaF family protein, producing MAANPEAAWDNEYLAKSNRALAAQLLRLQTQVHERLLAETDLQDLQRMTREQLLERVGIITSEAARTSRFTLTARMRQQVLSEVYNEVRGFGPIQALLDDDGITEVMVNGPRAIFVERNGKVEEVERQFVDDLHVMRILNKIIAPLGRRLDESMPMVDARLPDGSRVNAIIPPVSVTGPCVTIRKFSREPFSVDNLISLGTLTEPMREFLRACVEARLNILVAGGTGSGKTTTLNVLSSMIPAGERIVTIEDAAELRLQQRHVITLESRPPNLEGRGEITIRQLVRNALRMRPDRIIIGEVRGGEALDMLQAMNTGHDGSLSTCHANSPRDVLSRLETMTLMSGAELPSRAIREQIAAAIDLIVQQARLRDGSRRITHITEVQHMESDRIVTQDLYKFEQEGVDMAGRVVGKFVFTGLRPLFADKLAAQGVRLPTDLQQAWMGARKACPQ from the coding sequence ATGGCTGCGAACCCCGAAGCAGCGTGGGACAATGAATACCTTGCCAAGAGCAACCGGGCTCTCGCAGCCCAGTTGCTTCGTCTTCAGACTCAGGTGCACGAGCGACTACTCGCGGAGACGGACCTGCAGGACCTGCAACGCATGACTCGTGAGCAGCTTCTCGAACGCGTCGGCATCATTACCAGCGAAGCCGCTCGGACTTCCCGCTTCACCCTCACCGCGCGCATGCGGCAGCAGGTCTTGTCCGAGGTCTACAACGAAGTGCGCGGGTTCGGCCCAATTCAGGCCCTCCTTGACGATGACGGGATCACCGAGGTTATGGTGAACGGTCCCCGCGCAATATTCGTGGAGCGCAACGGCAAGGTCGAGGAAGTGGAGCGCCAGTTCGTCGACGACCTTCACGTGATGCGCATCCTAAACAAGATCATCGCGCCTCTGGGCAGACGCCTGGACGAGTCCATGCCCATGGTTGATGCCCGACTGCCGGATGGCTCCCGGGTCAATGCCATTATCCCGCCGGTCTCGGTCACCGGGCCCTGCGTCACTATCCGCAAGTTCTCCCGCGAGCCTTTCAGCGTGGACAACCTCATCTCTCTCGGCACCCTCACCGAACCCATGCGGGAGTTCCTCCGCGCCTGCGTCGAAGCGCGCCTGAATATCCTGGTTGCAGGCGGCACCGGAAGCGGGAAAACCACAACACTCAACGTGCTGTCCTCCATGATTCCCGCGGGGGAACGTATCGTCACCATCGAAGATGCCGCAGAACTGCGTCTGCAGCAGCGCCACGTCATCACCCTGGAATCTCGCCCGCCCAATCTCGAGGGCCGTGGTGAGATCACCATCCGCCAGCTTGTGAGGAACGCCCTGCGTATGCGCCCGGACCGCATCATCATCGGCGAGGTGCGCGGCGGCGAAGCACTGGATATGCTTCAAGCCATGAACACGGGGCATGACGGCAGCCTCAGCACCTGCCACGCCAACTCACCCCGCGATGTTCTCTCACGCCTGGAGACCATGACGCTGATGTCGGGAGCCGAACTGCCTTCCCGCGCGATTCGCGAGCAGATCGCGGCGGCAATCGACCTCATCGTCCAGCAAGCTCGTCTCCGCGACGGCTCTCGCAGAATTACGCATATTACCGAAGTCCAGCATATGGAATCCGACCGGATCGTAACCCAGGACCTCTACAAGTTCGAGCAGGAAGGCGTGGATATGGCCGGTCGCGTAGTGGGGAAGTTTGTCTTCACCGGACTTCGCCCGCTCTTCGCCGACAAGCTTGCGGCTCAGGGCGTCCGCCTGCCCACCGACCTGCAGCAGGCATGGATGGGAGCGAGGAAAGCATGCCCCCAGTAG
- a CDS encoding type II secretion system F family protein has translation MPPVAIIAAATLLTGVAIAALIMAFSSARRQESGDEPVAVEPAPQPHVRPGDASPIITGTLQRMGVNRRLQWMLLQAGLLLRPSELVALMLGCAGAGFVIGMVVRQLLGAIVLALVGLMIPWFYVSIRISARRRSLGNQLAEALSMMASSLRSGYSFLRAMQVVCDEMDPPISEEFGRLLDELNVGVSQEDALKHLHERCPTPDVELVVTACQIQANVGGNLAEILETAAEMIRERVRLHGEINALTAEGRLSAGILAALPVFLALVVDRLSPGYLQPLFSTKPGLIMFGGASVAMLAGLALIKKMLNIQI, from the coding sequence ATGCCCCCAGTAGCCATCATCGCGGCCGCAACACTCCTCACCGGGGTCGCAATCGCCGCGCTGATCATGGCCTTCTCGTCCGCGCGAAGGCAGGAATCCGGCGACGAGCCTGTGGCCGTTGAGCCTGCTCCGCAACCCCACGTCCGTCCGGGAGACGCCTCGCCCATCATCACCGGCACTCTCCAGCGCATGGGCGTCAACCGCCGTCTTCAGTGGATGCTGCTGCAGGCCGGCTTGCTCCTGCGCCCTTCCGAGCTTGTCGCGCTCATGCTTGGATGCGCCGGGGCAGGCTTCGTCATCGGCATGGTGGTGAGACAGCTGCTCGGAGCCATAGTACTGGCCCTCGTCGGGCTGATGATCCCCTGGTTCTATGTGAGCATCCGCATCAGCGCACGGCGCAGGTCTCTGGGGAACCAGCTTGCCGAGGCCCTCTCAATGATGGCCTCCTCTTTGCGCTCCGGCTACTCCTTCCTGCGCGCAATGCAGGTGGTCTGCGACGAAATGGATCCGCCAATCTCTGAAGAGTTCGGGCGATTGCTGGATGAGTTGAATGTCGGCGTGTCGCAGGAAGATGCCCTCAAGCACCTGCATGAGCGCTGCCCCACACCGGACGTGGAACTGGTAGTCACCGCATGCCAGATCCAGGCAAATGTCGGCGGCAATCTCGCCGAGATTCTCGAGACCGCTGCTGAGATGATACGCGAGCGCGTGCGTCTTCACGGCGAGATCAACGCCCTGACTGCCGAAGGACGCCTGTCGGCAGGGATTCTGGCGGCCTTGCCCGTATTCCTGGCACTCGTGGTGGACCGGCTAAGTCCCGGTTACCTGCAACCACTCTTCTCCACAAAGCCGGGGCTAATAATGTTCGGCGGCGCATCCGTCGCGATGCTGGCTGGGCTCGCCCTGATCAAGAAGATGCTGAATATTCAGATATAA
- a CDS encoding type II secretion system F family protein, whose protein sequence is MLLILIAGLVFVAAAFAAMAAVMESQSRTMSNRFAQLAAGVAVDEVPEAVRGSFRERVLSPLFQRLNAFALRLTPKASAKAMALRLGRAGQPWGLNPGTWTLVQGAGLVVGIAGCLVVLKTTHLDPPLRIAVGLAIAGVGLIAPGHILDSQAKARQSVIRRALPDVIDLLVVSVEAGLGLDASVQEVIARRKGPLLDEFARVLAEIRVGKTRRAAWQEMATRVDILELKVFVAALIQAEELGSSIAGVMRGQADALRTRRSLAVREVAAMLPVKMLFPLVFFIFPGIFVVILGPGVVNIMDTFGRIGF, encoded by the coding sequence GTGCTACTGATCCTCATCGCTGGGCTGGTCTTCGTTGCCGCAGCCTTCGCCGCCATGGCCGCAGTCATGGAGAGCCAGTCTCGCACAATGTCCAACCGTTTCGCTCAGTTGGCGGCAGGGGTCGCGGTGGACGAGGTGCCGGAAGCGGTCCGCGGCAGCTTCCGTGAACGTGTCCTGTCCCCGCTGTTCCAGCGTCTCAATGCCTTCGCCCTGCGACTGACACCGAAGGCATCGGCGAAAGCGATGGCCTTGCGCCTGGGGCGCGCCGGGCAGCCGTGGGGTCTGAATCCCGGCACGTGGACCCTGGTTCAGGGAGCTGGACTTGTTGTGGGGATCGCAGGTTGTCTGGTGGTCCTCAAGACCACTCATTTGGACCCGCCACTGCGTATCGCCGTCGGGCTGGCGATCGCCGGGGTCGGGCTGATCGCCCCCGGTCACATTCTCGACAGCCAGGCGAAGGCCCGACAGTCTGTGATTCGCAGGGCCCTGCCGGATGTCATCGATCTTCTCGTGGTGAGCGTGGAGGCTGGACTTGGTCTGGATGCCAGCGTTCAAGAAGTCATCGCACGGCGCAAGGGGCCGCTGCTGGACGAGTTCGCGCGGGTACTTGCCGAAATTCGCGTTGGCAAGACGCGACGTGCAGCCTGGCAGGAGATGGCCACACGGGTAGACATTCTGGAGCTGAAAGTCTTCGTGGCAGCGTTGATTCAGGCGGAAGAGTTGGGCTCCAGCATCGCAGGGGTGATGCGCGGTCAGGCGGACGCCTTGCGTACACGAAGGAGTCTCGCCGTGCGGGAAGTGGCAGCGATGCTCCCTGTGAAGATGCTGTTTCCGTTGGTCTTCTTCATCTTTCCGGGGATCTTCGTGGTCATTCTCGGCCCTGGCGTCGTGAACATCATGGACACCTTCGGCCGCATTGGGTTCTGA
- a CDS encoding GNAT family N-acetyltransferase: MPPGVRPYSCEDEASLVAAWNAALPLDPIDIATFRRKVLLDPNFDPSRLLVTGGIGDVTGFCLLVMRRVALEGVGLESGRAWITAMGVRPAQRGKGLGSALLERATQLCRETGCSQVSIAPYAPNYFVPGVDLDGYSDGLRFLLAREFVQVADAISMDANIVLLDTAAHLTREPELAAAGIRIGALDPSRIPALMAMLQEHMPGDWVRHARELLIDASRGHASYDQFTVAEMNGEVIGYCQYEGEHFGPFGVRDDFQGRGIGTVLLAKCLEAMRRAGHHNAWVLWTSEDTARKVYNRFGFKVTRRFAILRRELR; encoded by the coding sequence ATGCCCCCTGGGGTGCGCCCGTACAGTTGCGAGGACGAAGCGTCGCTGGTTGCGGCCTGGAATGCGGCGCTGCCGTTGGATCCGATCGATATCGCGACATTCCGGCGCAAAGTGCTGCTGGACCCGAATTTCGACCCGTCGCGACTGCTGGTAACTGGCGGGATCGGGGACGTCACAGGGTTTTGTCTCCTGGTGATGCGCCGCGTCGCGCTGGAAGGGGTGGGGCTGGAATCCGGTAGGGCATGGATCACCGCCATGGGAGTGCGTCCGGCCCAGCGGGGCAAGGGGCTCGGATCGGCGCTGCTCGAGCGGGCAACGCAGCTGTGCCGGGAAACGGGGTGCAGTCAGGTGAGCATCGCACCCTATGCGCCCAACTACTTCGTGCCCGGAGTCGATCTGGACGGGTATTCCGATGGCCTGCGTTTTCTGCTGGCGCGGGAATTCGTGCAGGTTGCCGATGCAATCAGCATGGACGCAAATATCGTACTGCTGGACACGGCCGCGCACCTGACCCGCGAACCAGAGCTGGCAGCGGCGGGCATCCGGATCGGCGCCCTCGACCCGAGCCGCATCCCAGCGCTCATGGCTATGCTGCAGGAGCATATGCCGGGCGATTGGGTGCGCCATGCCCGAGAGCTTCTGATCGATGCATCTCGCGGGCACGCGAGTTACGACCAGTTCACGGTGGCGGAGATGAATGGGGAGGTCATCGGCTACTGCCAGTATGAAGGCGAGCATTTCGGCCCCTTCGGCGTGCGCGACGATTTCCAGGGCCGGGGGATCGGAACGGTGCTGCTGGCAAAATGCCTGGAAGCAATGCGGCGCGCCGGACACCACAACGCATGGGTTCTGTGGACCAGCGAGGACACCGCCAGGAAAGTGTACAACCGGTTCGGCTTCAAGGTGACGCGACGATTCGCCATTCTCAGGCGCGAACTGAGGTGA
- a CDS encoding PIG-L family deacetylase — MTDRPCIVAIGAHAADMEFSAGATLIRHVRAGWDAHLVHLTLGEKGHATLCVGEYGAQKREEALAAAEVIGAQAHFLDCKDGELDADEETAREIARILRVLRPSVIITHWSRSIHRDHEAAHELTRRAVFLAAIRHFDLDGLPATRCPRAYYADNWEDTEGFRPYVYVDVSAEMDAWAEVFRCFAIGRGEGRYPYWDWYQARTRLHGIGLRVAHAQAFAIDEKDIFVTRETL, encoded by the coding sequence ATGACTGACAGGCCCTGCATCGTGGCGATTGGTGCGCATGCGGCGGATATGGAGTTTTCGGCGGGAGCAACGCTCATCAGACATGTCCGGGCCGGCTGGGATGCGCATCTCGTGCACTTGACGCTGGGCGAGAAGGGGCACGCGACGCTCTGCGTTGGGGAATACGGGGCGCAGAAGAGGGAAGAGGCGCTGGCGGCGGCGGAAGTCATCGGGGCACAGGCGCATTTCCTTGACTGCAAGGACGGCGAACTTGATGCGGATGAGGAGACGGCGCGGGAAATCGCGCGAATTCTCAGAGTGCTTCGACCCAGCGTCATCATCACCCACTGGAGCCGAAGCATCCACCGGGATCACGAAGCAGCCCACGAATTGACGCGGCGCGCGGTGTTTCTCGCTGCCATCCGGCACTTCGACCTGGACGGTCTGCCCGCTACGCGCTGCCCGCGGGCGTACTACGCGGACAACTGGGAAGACACGGAGGGCTTCCGGCCCTACGTGTACGTGGATGTGAGTGCGGAGATGGACGCCTGGGCGGAAGTGTTCCGGTGTTTCGCAATCGGCCGCGGGGAAGGCAGATACCCCTACTGGGACTGGTACCAAGCCCGCACGCGGCTGCATGGAATCGGCCTGCGCGTGGCCCACGCTCAGGCCTTTGCCATCGATGAAAAGGACATTTTCGTGACCCGCGAGACGCTCTGA
- a CDS encoding heparinase II/III family protein has product MHARNLIALSLLGGIVLAPSPVAHAKSSQTFYTPERIAIGRENVEKHDWAKAQLARIMNGEPQTYIIGREYVSAKEYAAQSDEFMWLLQPTTRLPRVSTHETMAECPIHGTEVRKINAFHPWRIDPIRHPYQIQCALGKEWYPSNDWVNGDMTSGEFPDDGNGILHKGRRFYMLREYAHAAYCAVTIPCLRALSQAWLLTGDTQYAHKCGVLLARLASEYPNHDDRKDRLYLAPYGGRHPHYTWKTGGMITDLIWETFCTEAAVLAYDAIYDYLGQDEALIEFVRSKGLPVENADDLRRYIERYILKAAAVGLLNGDIHGNEGHHQALAMTIALVLDDYTGPSPNSLDMLEYTYHGEGRAAYILANGLYRDGGGHESPNYNAIKFDFIRVARLMEQARGLHPDLLPVERYPDIFAEAKARAMFDYFIDVMVMDTFIPSIGDCAGRLVPRRVKPDYYSYVGAPNLYAFERFGDPKYARASTRPNGTMIAGELFEEYPAEALEAAIAGDSGQIVRRSRLLDDYGVGILESGEGDNRRAVVLNYAATPGHRQQDNLNLEFFARGIDLLPDLGYPFGWDYRWEWDANIMAHNTVSVGETQADTRQRVGNESSLFVSESGVHAIVAHHNPYPTEAGLSKAAAPGVDLYERTVLLVDIDPKRFYVVDLFAVNGGDQRDQSWHGPLVSPKAPDLDWKVQETGTLAGPDVAQFARYKDRWGREWVNFPSFVRNIRRARLDGPAVWTWDYGMAERDRLNVHVIPLGGPLEAIMGTGRSPARPQDWGLDYVFLRRTAEITERSLFLTVLDAYQGDAPTVTGVRVISQDPLEIEVSYEGGSDRVCIGTPAGPSLTTAHREHGIRVISTVNGEIRRDVQAGHWAPGQGPGYAHAELVATDCPAQRVAIPYSEALEAICEPGRAVRIFNEWRTAMFRVVATAREGDRLWLTLDTSALLAKGPVTAVEDGRLEVGAHFTLSTGGVDNEGNLIESRHLYFAGSRLGEGDASLKVCGTWRKSGSETRVFVEGADRETLERAFLGRMANIWQYGVGDTLEVVRVEADVVGE; this is encoded by the coding sequence ATGCATGCACGAAACCTGATCGCGCTGAGTCTGCTGGGAGGGATAGTCCTGGCCCCGTCTCCCGTGGCGCATGCCAAGAGCAGCCAGACGTTCTATACGCCCGAGCGGATCGCCATCGGGCGGGAGAATGTGGAGAAACATGACTGGGCGAAGGCGCAACTCGCCCGAATCATGAACGGTGAGCCGCAGACTTACATCATCGGGCGCGAGTATGTCTCGGCGAAAGAGTACGCCGCCCAGAGCGATGAGTTCATGTGGCTCTTGCAGCCGACGACGCGTCTGCCGAGGGTTTCGACGCACGAAACCATGGCGGAGTGCCCCATTCACGGCACGGAAGTGCGGAAGATCAATGCCTTCCACCCATGGCGCATAGACCCGATCCGGCACCCGTACCAAATCCAGTGCGCGCTGGGAAAGGAATGGTACCCCAGCAATGACTGGGTGAACGGGGACATGACCTCGGGCGAGTTCCCCGACGACGGGAACGGGATCCTGCATAAGGGCCGGCGATTCTACATGCTGCGGGAGTATGCCCATGCGGCGTACTGCGCGGTGACGATCCCCTGCCTGCGGGCGCTCTCGCAAGCGTGGTTGCTTACGGGAGATACGCAGTATGCCCACAAGTGCGGGGTGCTGCTGGCACGGCTTGCGTCGGAGTACCCCAATCACGATGACCGCAAGGACAGGTTGTACCTGGCGCCCTACGGCGGCCGGCACCCGCATTACACCTGGAAAACAGGCGGGATGATCACCGACCTCATCTGGGAGACCTTCTGCACCGAGGCGGCGGTACTGGCGTACGACGCCATCTATGACTACCTGGGGCAGGATGAAGCGCTGATTGAGTTCGTGCGTAGCAAGGGCCTCCCGGTGGAGAATGCCGACGACCTGCGGAGGTATATCGAGAGGTACATTCTCAAGGCTGCAGCCGTAGGACTGCTCAACGGTGACATTCACGGTAACGAGGGGCACCACCAGGCGCTGGCGATGACCATCGCGCTGGTGCTGGATGACTACACCGGGCCCAGCCCGAACTCCCTGGACATGCTGGAGTATACGTACCACGGAGAGGGACGGGCTGCATACATACTGGCGAACGGGCTTTACAGGGACGGAGGCGGGCATGAGAGCCCGAACTACAATGCAATCAAGTTCGACTTCATCCGCGTGGCGCGGCTTATGGAACAGGCGCGTGGGCTGCATCCGGATCTTCTGCCGGTGGAGCGGTACCCGGACATCTTCGCCGAAGCAAAGGCCCGGGCGATGTTCGATTACTTCATCGACGTCATGGTGATGGACACCTTCATCCCCTCCATCGGTGATTGCGCGGGCAGGCTCGTGCCCAGGCGCGTGAAGCCTGACTACTATTCGTATGTGGGAGCGCCCAACCTGTACGCCTTCGAGCGCTTCGGCGACCCGAAGTACGCCCGGGCGAGCACCCGACCGAACGGAACGATGATCGCGGGGGAGTTGTTCGAAGAGTACCCGGCGGAGGCACTCGAGGCAGCGATTGCGGGCGATTCGGGGCAGATTGTGCGGCGCTCACGCCTGCTGGATGACTACGGCGTGGGAATCCTGGAAAGCGGTGAGGGCGACAATCGCCGCGCGGTGGTGCTCAACTACGCGGCCACACCGGGACACCGGCAGCAGGACAATCTCAATCTGGAGTTCTTCGCCCGCGGGATCGACTTGCTGCCTGATCTTGGCTACCCATTCGGTTGGGATTACCGCTGGGAATGGGATGCCAATATCATGGCTCACAATACGGTGAGCGTGGGGGAGACCCAGGCGGATACCCGCCAGCGCGTGGGCAATGAGTCCTCGCTGTTCGTGTCCGAGAGCGGCGTGCACGCGATTGTAGCGCATCACAACCCGTACCCGACGGAGGCGGGCCTGAGCAAGGCGGCCGCTCCAGGTGTGGACCTGTATGAGCGTACGGTCTTGCTGGTGGACATCGACCCCAAGCGGTTCTATGTGGTGGACCTGTTCGCGGTAAACGGCGGGGATCAGCGAGACCAGAGCTGGCACGGTCCGCTGGTGTCGCCGAAAGCGCCGGACCTCGACTGGAAGGTTCAGGAGACGGGAACGCTGGCGGGACCGGATGTGGCGCAGTTCGCCAGGTACAAGGACCGGTGGGGCCGGGAGTGGGTGAACTTCCCGAGCTTCGTGCGCAATATACGCCGGGCGCGATTGGATGGGCCGGCGGTCTGGACGTGGGACTACGGGATGGCCGAGAGGGACCGGCTCAACGTGCATGTGATCCCGCTGGGAGGGCCGCTGGAGGCGATTATGGGCACGGGACGCTCTCCTGCGCGGCCCCAGGACTGGGGACTGGACTACGTATTCCTGCGCAGAACGGCCGAGATCACGGAGAGATCCCTGTTCCTGACGGTACTCGATGCCTACCAGGGAGATGCGCCCACGGTGACAGGCGTGCGGGTCATTTCGCAGGACCCGCTGGAGATCGAGGTCAGCTACGAGGGAGGCAGCGATCGGGTGTGCATCGGCACTCCGGCCGGACCGAGCCTGACCACTGCCCACCGGGAGCACGGCATCCGCGTCATCTCAACTGTGAACGGCGAGATCCGGCGCGACGTGCAGGCAGGGCACTGGGCTCCGGGGCAGGGCCCCGGCTACGCCCATGCGGAGCTCGTGGCCACCGACTGCCCCGCGCAGAGGGTGGCAATCCCGTACTCCGAAGCGCTGGAGGCCATCTGTGAGCCCGGGAGAGCAGTGCGCATCTTCAATGAGTGGAGGACGGCGATGTTCCGGGTGGTAGCGACGGCGCGCGAAGGCGACCGGCTGTGGCTGACGCTGGACACGTCGGCGCTGCTCGCAAAGGGCCCGGTGACGGCGGTGGAGGATGGGAGGCTGGAGGTGGGCGCCCATTTCACGCTGTCCACGGGCGGCGTTGACAATGAGGGAAACCTAATTGAGAGCAGGCACCTGTATTTCGCGGGAAGCAGGCTTGGCGAGGGGGATGCAAGCCTGAAGGTATGCGGGACCTGGCGCAAGTCGGGATCGGAGACGCGGGTGTTCGTTGAAGGCGCCGACCGGGAGACCCTCGAACGGGCATTCCTGGGCAGAATGGCGAATATCTGGCAGTACGGGGTGGGGGATACGCTGGAAGTGGTGCGGGTTGAGGCGGATGTGGTGGGTGAGTGA
- a CDS encoding sugar phosphate isomerase/epimerase — MNHPTPAVALERAFGELGRIGYDDVEICISNRYVVATLEQIAPVRRKQLAACLEDNGLGVPALIITGHLHHEDRKGMGETVERLRVCGQPARALGAGMEPVPAVGFAGHAADWETIKDRMAEQLDQYGAVAEEEGFVLAGEAHCTEAGDRSERVGRLLGAEKCYRNLRRAFEQAGVERW; from the coding sequence GTGAACCACCCAACGCCTGCGGTGGCGCTTGAGCGTGCCTTCGGCGAACTCGGGCGCATCGGATATGACGACGTGGAGATCTGCATCAGCAACCGGTATGTCGTGGCCACCCTGGAGCAGATAGCCCCGGTGCGGAGAAAGCAACTGGCGGCGTGCCTCGAGGATAACGGCCTGGGAGTCCCCGCGCTGATCATCACGGGCCATCTTCATCACGAAGACCGGAAGGGAATGGGGGAGACCGTGGAACGGTTGCGGGTCTGTGGGCAGCCGGCGCGCGCCCTGGGTGCTGGGATGGAGCCCGTGCCGGCGGTGGGATTCGCCGGGCACGCGGCGGATTGGGAGACGATCAAAGACAGGATGGCGGAGCAACTCGATCAGTACGGGGCAGTTGCGGAGGAAGAAGGGTTTGTGCTGGCGGGTGAGGCCCACTGTACTGAGGCAGGCGATCGCTCGGAACGCGTGGGCCGGCTGTTGGGGGCGGAAAAGTGTTATCGCAATCTGCGTCGGGCATTTGAGCAGGCGGGTGTGGAGCGTTGGTGA
- a CDS encoding MFS transporter: MAERGNSNRDETSEAQESLEAVRPQDPAPYPDDASDVHLDVATQDRNGLIYAALVSLIYLAAPVLYVGFVQASLCKRLETSDAMANLPSSVYLAMAWFPVFIAWLVPQTRLLKTTISVSYLVCALMGAGVAIVLLVGAPPEIIVWSLVIHAGVLGCANGAAFTFNWECFGRGVSEHRRGKALALAFGWGPGFAVAGSLGAQLILDGNLFGWSPPVLSEIQYPYNFALLFGASLPIMAFGAYLAQLYRFPMPVRDAEREPFKVAVLGGFKQIIGYRVLLFACIAYLLIYCGNMVQNNMSLVTREKLGVDPDTLVGYQLALRFGFKMLAGFLLGWLLTRTNPKVPLLVTAALQILGVLWVLLVSGNWFMLAFGINGAGELFGVYYVNYPVACSPKSQIRRNIAFLMMVSSLVSFAPVMYGWVSDTWSLTASFWVALGILGVTTALVAVFLPARPRPRAEDMTEADLEQPQTA; this comes from the coding sequence GTGGCTGAACGCGGCAACTCCAACCGGGACGAGACATCGGAAGCGCAGGAGAGTCTGGAGGCGGTGCGGCCGCAGGACCCGGCGCCCTATCCGGACGATGCGAGTGACGTGCACCTGGATGTGGCAACCCAGGACCGCAATGGGCTGATCTACGCGGCCCTGGTGTCGCTCATCTACCTGGCCGCGCCGGTGCTCTACGTGGGCTTCGTCCAGGCATCGCTGTGCAAGCGTCTTGAGACCTCAGACGCCATGGCGAACCTGCCCAGCAGCGTGTACCTGGCGATGGCATGGTTCCCGGTGTTCATCGCCTGGCTGGTGCCTCAGACGCGGCTGCTGAAGACAACAATCAGCGTGTCCTACCTGGTCTGCGCTCTGATGGGCGCCGGGGTAGCCATCGTGCTGCTGGTGGGGGCACCGCCGGAAATCATCGTCTGGTCGCTGGTGATCCACGCCGGAGTTCTCGGCTGTGCGAACGGGGCTGCATTCACCTTCAACTGGGAGTGCTTTGGCCGCGGGGTGTCGGAGCACAGGCGGGGCAAGGCCCTTGCGCTGGCGTTCGGATGGGGCCCGGGCTTTGCGGTAGCGGGGTCATTGGGAGCACAACTGATTCTGGACGGCAACCTGTTCGGCTGGAGCCCGCCGGTTCTGTCGGAGATTCAGTACCCGTACAACTTCGCGCTCCTGTTCGGCGCCAGCCTGCCGATCATGGCCTTCGGGGCCTACCTCGCGCAGCTGTACCGCTTCCCGATGCCGGTGCGGGATGCTGAGCGCGAACCGTTCAAGGTCGCAGTACTGGGTGGATTCAAACAAATCATCGGCTACCGGGTACTCCTGTTCGCGTGCATCGCATACCTGCTCATCTACTGCGGGAACATGGTGCAGAACAACATGAGCCTGGTGACCCGGGAGAAACTTGGCGTTGACCCCGACACTCTCGTGGGTTACCAGCTTGCTCTTCGATTCGGCTTCAAAATGCTGGCGGGGTTCCTCCTGGGCTGGCTACTGACGCGGACCAATCCGAAGGTTCCGCTGCTGGTCACCGCAGCGCTGCAGATTCTCGGCGTGCTATGGGTTCTTCTGGTGTCCGGCAACTGGTTCATGCTCGCCTTCGGAATCAACGGCGCAGGCGAACTTTTCGGCGTCTATTATGTGAACTACCCCGTTGCCTGTTCTCCAAAGTCGCAGATAAGACGCAATATCGCGTTCCTCATGATGGTCTCGTCACTGGTGAGCTTTGCGCCGGTTATGTACGGGTGGGTGTCGGATACCTGGAGTCTCACGGCAAGCTTCTGGGTGGCCCTGGGGATCCTCGGGGTAACCACCGCGCTGGTGGCAGTCTTCCTGCCTGCCCGACCGCGGCCCAGGGCTGAGGACATGACCGAGGCGGACCTGGAGCAGCCACAGACCGCGTGA